The Ictidomys tridecemlineatus isolate mIctTri1 chromosome 6, mIctTri1.hap1, whole genome shotgun sequence genome includes a region encoding these proteins:
- the Nfe2 gene encoding transcription factor NF-E2 45 kDa subunit isoform X1, which translates to MPPCPPQQSRNRVTQLPTVELGEMELTWQEIMSIAELQGLNAPSEPSFELQAQAPYPGPPPPPTYCPCSIHPDPGFPLPPPPYELPASVTHVPEEPPYSYGNMAIPVSKPLTLSGLLSEPLPDPLTLLDIGLPAGPPKPQEDPESDSGLSLNYSDAESLELEGTEAGRRRNECVEMYPVEYPYSLMSNSLAHPNYALPPAETHLALEPSSGPVRTKPTARGEAGSRDERRALAMKIPFPTDKIVNLPVDDFNELLARYPLTESQLALVRDIRRRGKNKVAAQNCRKRKLETIVQLERELERLGNERERLLRARGEADRTLEVMRQQLAELYRDIFQHLRDESGNSYSPDEYALQQAADGTIFLVPRGTKMEATD; encoded by the exons ATGCCCCCGTGTCCTCCCCAGCAGAGCAGGAACAGGGTGACACAGCTGCCCACTGTGGAGCTGGGCGAAATGGAACTGACATGGCAAGAGATCATGTCCATTGCTGAGCTGCAG GGTCTAAATGCTCCAAGTGAGCCATCCTTTGAGCTCCAAGCCCAGGCCCCATACCCTGGACCTCCACCACCCCCAACCTACTGTCCCTGTTCAATCCACCCAGATCCAGGTTTTCCACTTCCTCCACCACCTTATGAGCTCCCAGCATCTGTGACTCATGTTCCAGAAGAGCCCCCATACTCCTATGGCAACATGGCCATTCCAGTCTCTAAGCCACTGACCCTTTCAGGCTTGCTCAGTGAGCCCCTCCCAGACCCCTTAACCCTTCTGGACATTGGGCTGCCAGCGGGGCCACCCAAGCCCCAAGAGGACCCAGAATCAGACTCAGGATTATCCCTCAACTACAGTGATGCTGAATCTCTAGAGCTGGAGGGGACAGAGGCTGGCCGGCGGCGGAATGAGTGTGTAGAGATGTATCCAGTGGAGTACCCTTACTCACTTATGTCCAACTCTCTGGCCCACCCCAACTATGCCTTGCCCCCTGCTGAGACCCACTTGGCCTTAGAGCCCTCTTCAGGCCCGGTGCGCACTAAACCTACTGCACGGGGCGAGGCAGGAAGTCGGGATGAGCGTCGGGCTCTGGCCATGAAGATTCCCTTCCCTACAGATAAGATTGTCAACTTGCCGGTAGATGACTTTAATGAGCTGTTGGCACGGTATCCGCTGACTGAAAGCCAGCTGGCACTAGTTCGGGACATCCGACGTCGGGGCAAGAACAAGGTGGCTGCCCAGAACTGTCGTAAGAGAAAGCTGGAAACTATTGTGCAGTTGGAACGAGAGCTGGAACGGCTGGGCAATGAAAGGGAGAGGCTTCTCAGGGCCCGGGGAGAGGCAGACCGTACCCTGGAGGTCATGCGCCAACAGCTGGCAGAGCTGTACCGTGACATTTTCCAGCACCTTCGGGATGAATCTGGCAACAGCTACTCCCCTGATGAGTATGCTCTGCAACAGGCTGCAGATGGGACCATCTTCCTGGTGCCCCGGGGAACCAAGATGGAGGCCACAGATTGA
- the Nfe2 gene encoding transcription factor NF-E2 45 kDa subunit isoform X2, giving the protein MAIPVSKPLTLSGLLSEPLPDPLTLLDIGLPAGPPKPQEDPESDSGLSLNYSDAESLELEGTEAGRRRNECVEMYPVEYPYSLMSNSLAHPNYALPPAETHLALEPSSGPVRTKPTARGEAGSRDERRALAMKIPFPTDKIVNLPVDDFNELLARYPLTESQLALVRDIRRRGKNKVAAQNCRKRKLETIVQLERELERLGNERERLLRARGEADRTLEVMRQQLAELYRDIFQHLRDESGNSYSPDEYALQQAADGTIFLVPRGTKMEATD; this is encoded by the coding sequence ATGGCCATTCCAGTCTCTAAGCCACTGACCCTTTCAGGCTTGCTCAGTGAGCCCCTCCCAGACCCCTTAACCCTTCTGGACATTGGGCTGCCAGCGGGGCCACCCAAGCCCCAAGAGGACCCAGAATCAGACTCAGGATTATCCCTCAACTACAGTGATGCTGAATCTCTAGAGCTGGAGGGGACAGAGGCTGGCCGGCGGCGGAATGAGTGTGTAGAGATGTATCCAGTGGAGTACCCTTACTCACTTATGTCCAACTCTCTGGCCCACCCCAACTATGCCTTGCCCCCTGCTGAGACCCACTTGGCCTTAGAGCCCTCTTCAGGCCCGGTGCGCACTAAACCTACTGCACGGGGCGAGGCAGGAAGTCGGGATGAGCGTCGGGCTCTGGCCATGAAGATTCCCTTCCCTACAGATAAGATTGTCAACTTGCCGGTAGATGACTTTAATGAGCTGTTGGCACGGTATCCGCTGACTGAAAGCCAGCTGGCACTAGTTCGGGACATCCGACGTCGGGGCAAGAACAAGGTGGCTGCCCAGAACTGTCGTAAGAGAAAGCTGGAAACTATTGTGCAGTTGGAACGAGAGCTGGAACGGCTGGGCAATGAAAGGGAGAGGCTTCTCAGGGCCCGGGGAGAGGCAGACCGTACCCTGGAGGTCATGCGCCAACAGCTGGCAGAGCTGTACCGTGACATTTTCCAGCACCTTCGGGATGAATCTGGCAACAGCTACTCCCCTGATGAGTATGCTCTGCAACAGGCTGCAGATGGGACCATCTTCCTGGTGCCCCGGGGAACCAAGATGGAGGCCACAGATTGA
- the Hnrnpa1 gene encoding heterogeneous nuclear ribonucleoprotein A1 isoform X2 encodes MSKSESPKEPEQLRKLFIGGLSFETTDESLRSHFEQWGTLTDCVVMRDPNTKRSRGFGFVTYATVEEVDAAMNARPHKVDGRVVEPKRAVSREDSQRPGAHLTVKKIFVGGIKEDTEEHHLRDYFEQYGKIEVIEIMTDRGSGKKRGFAFVTFDDHDSVDKIVIQKYHTVNGHNCEVRKALSKQEMASASSSQRGRSGSGNFGGGRGGGFGGNDNFGRGGNFSGRGGFGGSRGGGGYGGSGDGYNGFGNDGSNFGGGGSYNDFGSYNNQSSNFGPMKGGNFGGRSSGPYGGGGQYFAKPRNQGGYGGSSSSSSYGSGRRF; translated from the exons ATGTCTAAATCAGAG TCCCCTAAAGAGCCCGAACAGCTGCGGAAGCTATTCATCGGAGGGCTGAGCTTTGAAACAACTGATGAGAGTCTGAGAAGCCATTTTGAGCAATGGGGAACACTCACGGATTGTGTG GTAATGAGAGATCCAAACACCAAGCGCTCCagaggctttgggtttgtcacttATGCCACTGTGGAGGAAGTGGATGCAGCCATGAATGCAAGACCACACAAAGTGGATGGTAGAGTTGTGGAACCAAAGAGAGCTGTCTCACGAGAA GATTCTCAAAGACCAGGGGCCCACTTAACTGTGAAAAAGATCTTTGTTGGTGGCATTAAAGAAGACACTGAAGAACATCACCTACGAGATTATTTTGAACAGTATGGGAAAATTGAAGTTATTGAAATCATGACTGACCGAGGCAGTGGAAAGAAAAGGGGCTTTGCTTTTGTAACTTTTGATGACCATGACTCTGTGGATAAGATTGTCA ttcagAAATACCATACTGTGAATGGCCACAACTGTGAAGTGAGGAAAGCCCTATCAAAGCAAGAGATGGCTAGTGCCTCATCTAGCCAAAGAG gtCGAAGTGGTTCTGGAAACTTCGGTGGTGGTCGTGGAGGTGGTTTTGGTGGAAATGACAATTTTGGTCGTGGAGGAAACTTCAGTGGTCGTG gTGGCTTTGGTGGCAGTCGTGGTGGTGGTGGATATGGTGGCAGCGGGGATGGCTACAATGGATTTGGTAATGATG GAAGCAATtttggaggtggtggaagctACAATGATTTTGGCAGTTACAACAATCAGTCATCAAATTTTGGACCCATGAAGGGTGGAAACTTTGGAGGCAGAAGCTCTGGACCTTACGGTGGTGGAGGCCAATATTTTGCTAAACCACGAAACCAAg gtGGCTATGGTGGttccagcagcagcagtagctaTGGCAGTGGCAGAAGGTTTTAA
- the Hnrnpa1 gene encoding heterogeneous nuclear ribonucleoprotein A1 isoform X1, producing the protein MSKSESPKEPEQLRKLFIGGLSFETTDESLRSHFEQWGTLTDCVVMRDPNTKRSRGFGFVTYATVEEVDAAMNARPHKVDGRVVEPKRAVSREDSQRPGAHLTVKKIFVGGIKEDTEEHHLRDYFEQYGKIEVIEIMTDRGSGKKRGFAFVTFDDHDSVDKIVIQKYHTVNGHNCEVRKALSKQEMASASSSQRGRSGSGNFGGGRGGGFGGNDNFGRGGNFSGRGGFGGSRGGGGYGGSGDGYNGFGNDGGYGGGGGPGYSGGSRGYGSGGQGYGNQGSGYGGSGSYDSYNNGGGGGGFGGGSGSNFGGGGSYNDFGSYNNQSSNFGPMKGGNFGGRSSGPYGGGGQYFAKPRNQGGYGGSSSSSSYGSGRRF; encoded by the exons ATGTCTAAATCAGAG TCCCCTAAAGAGCCCGAACAGCTGCGGAAGCTATTCATCGGAGGGCTGAGCTTTGAAACAACTGATGAGAGTCTGAGAAGCCATTTTGAGCAATGGGGAACACTCACGGATTGTGTG GTAATGAGAGATCCAAACACCAAGCGCTCCagaggctttgggtttgtcacttATGCCACTGTGGAGGAAGTGGATGCAGCCATGAATGCAAGACCACACAAAGTGGATGGTAGAGTTGTGGAACCAAAGAGAGCTGTCTCACGAGAA GATTCTCAAAGACCAGGGGCCCACTTAACTGTGAAAAAGATCTTTGTTGGTGGCATTAAAGAAGACACTGAAGAACATCACCTACGAGATTATTTTGAACAGTATGGGAAAATTGAAGTTATTGAAATCATGACTGACCGAGGCAGTGGAAAGAAAAGGGGCTTTGCTTTTGTAACTTTTGATGACCATGACTCTGTGGATAAGATTGTCA ttcagAAATACCATACTGTGAATGGCCACAACTGTGAAGTGAGGAAAGCCCTATCAAAGCAAGAGATGGCTAGTGCCTCATCTAGCCAAAGAG gtCGAAGTGGTTCTGGAAACTTCGGTGGTGGTCGTGGAGGTGGTTTTGGTGGAAATGACAATTTTGGTCGTGGAGGAAACTTCAGTGGTCGTG gTGGCTTTGGTGGCAGTCGTGGTGGTGGTGGATATGGTGGCAGCGGGGATGGCTACAATGGATTTGGTAATGATG GTGGTTATGGAGGAGGAGGCGGCCCTGGTTACTCTGGAGGAAGCAGAGGCTATGGAAGTGGTGGACAGGGTTATGGAAACCAGGGCAGTGGCTATGGCGGGAGTGGCAGCTATGACAGCTATAACAACGGAGGAGGCGGAGGCGGCTTTGGCGGTGGTAGTG GAAGCAATtttggaggtggtggaagctACAATGATTTTGGCAGTTACAACAATCAGTCATCAAATTTTGGACCCATGAAGGGTGGAAACTTTGGAGGCAGAAGCTCTGGACCTTACGGTGGTGGAGGCCAATATTTTGCTAAACCACGAAACCAAg gtGGCTATGGTGGttccagcagcagcagtagctaTGGCAGTGGCAGAAGGTTTTAA